A single Phoenix dactylifera cultivar Barhee BC4 chromosome 1, palm_55x_up_171113_PBpolish2nd_filt_p, whole genome shotgun sequence DNA region contains:
- the LOC103719537 gene encoding CCR4-NOT transcription complex subunit 10 encodes MDAREPSASSVSPAAGGKDGPANEEGPLSDAEGLAKEAAVLFQGRRFSECIDVLNQLLQKKGDDLKVLHNIAVAEYFHDGCSDPAKLLDVLNNIKKRSEDLVHALVERMEVGSNIDSNTTSGSKVNNTMLLQVSAPNTSNIIYPDECDTSVIMLNIAVILYHLHEYALALSVLEPLYQNIEPINEATAVHVCFLLLDVALACQDASKAADIIQYLEKSFGAGHMINQVGNGSIAQHHSNQGLKISVTSNTTAPDASGSDSSGSANVPDNALTRTLSVDTLEYETLYSTLDTGSQNFGRPASSDCSNSSADQAATAIDLKLNLHLYKVRLLLLNRNLKAAKREVKLAMNVARCRDSSTALLLKAQLEYARGNHRKAIKLLMTSSNRTEAGALSMFNNLGCIYHQLGKHNISTMSFSRALKSSMLLRSEKHLKLSIYSQDKSLVIIYNCGLQYLACGKPLVAACCFNKARLIFFNRPLLWLRFAECCLSALEKGLLQPSSASSSGGEEVKVHVVGTGRWRQLVIDDKNLKYRCLDDSGDGVISPDGLYRLSLPFARQCLLNALHLLNNSEPTKSSTNLKKEDDSNQRISLGGKNLSNENALAGDSKSSNATSASTTVGANDDSKEVKGGMSSNSTLQNSVSAYGDTCKKVNNLIKQAVLGDLAYVELSLENPLKALAAAKALQQLPDCSRIYNFLSHVYAAEALCHLNQPKEAAEHLSIYISDKNEVQLPYSDEDRDKWRTEKGGDGEEVNGHLNAKTSLEEPQGMVFPKPEEARGALYVNLATMSIIQGDHEQASRFLKEALSLLPNNPRATLAAIYVDILLGRIQDALVKLKQCRCARFFPSGVKLSSAC; translated from the exons ATGGATGCGCGGGAGCCGTCGGCGTCGTCGGTCTCGCCGGCAGCGGGGGGCAAGGATGGGCCTGCGAACGAGGAGGGACCGCTTTCTGACGCGGAGGGCCTGGCCAAGGAGGCCGCCGTCCTGTTCCAGGGCCGGCGCTTCTCCGAGTGTATCGATGTCTTGAATCAACTTTTGCAGAAGAAAGGCGATGATCTGAAG GTTCTTCACAACATTGCTGTTGCAGAATACTTCCATGATGGTTGTTCTGATCCAGCGAAGCTGCTTGACGTGCTCAATAACATTAAG AAGAGAAGTGAAGACCTTGTTCATGCTTTGGTAGAGCGGATGGAAGTTGGAAGCAATATTGATAGCAATACAACCTCAGGATCTAAAGTGAATAATACTATGCTACTACAAGTTTCTGCTCCAAATACCAGCAACATTATTTATCCAGATGAATGTGACACTTCTGTTATAATGCTGAACATC GCAGTCATTCTCTACCATCTTCATGAATATGCACTCGCTTTATCAGTTCTAGAACCATTGTATCAAAATATAGAACCTATTAATGAG GCAACAGCTGTTCATGTATGCTTTCTCTTATTGGATGTTGCATTAGCTTGCCAAGATGCGTCAAaagctgca GATATAATTCAGTATCTTGAAAAATCTTTTGGTGCTGGGCACATGATAAACCAAGTTGGTAATGGAAGCATTGCTCAACATCATTCTAACCAAGGATTGAAAATTTCCGTAACAAGTAATACAACTGCGCCAGATGCCTCTGGTTCAGATTCAAGTGGCAGTGCAAATGTTCCTGATAATGCTCTGACAAGAACTTTATCAGTTGACACACTGGAATATGAGACCTTGTATTCAACACTGGATACTGGAAGTCAAAACTTTGGTAGGCCTGCCTCAAGTGATTGTTCAAATTCATCAGCTGATCAAGCTGCGACCGCCATTGATCTGAAGCTAAATTTGCATCTGTACAAGGTTCGGCTACTGCTTCTTAATAGGAACCTGAAGGCTGCAAAGCGTGAAGTTAAGCTTGCTATGAATGTTGCACGATGCAGAGATTCATCTACAGCACTCCTTTTGAAGGCTCAGTTAGAATATGCTCGTGGTAACCATCGAAAGGCGATAAAACTCTTGATGACATCGAGTAACAGGACAGAAGCAGGAGCTCTTAGTATGTTCAACAATCTTGGGTGTATATATCACCAACTTGGAAAACACAACATTTCAACTATGTCCTTTTCTAGGGCACTGAAAAGCAGTATGTTACTTCGTTCTGAGAAGCATCTGAAGCTTTCTATCTATTCACAGGATAAGTCTCTTGTTATTATTTACAACTGTGGGCTGCAGTATCTTGCTTGTGGAAAACCATTGGTTGCAGCTTGTTGTTTCAATAAAGCAAGGTTGATTTTTTTCAACAGACCCCTTCTATGGCTCCGGTTTGCTGAATGTTGCCTTTCGGCTCTAGAGAAGGGGCTTTTGCAACCTAGCAGTGCTTCATCATCAGGTGGTGAGGAGGTTAAAGTTCATGTTGTTGGTACAGGCAGATGGAGGCAACTAGTCATTGATGATAAAAACCTGAAATATAGGTGTTTAGATGACTCAGGAGATGGTGTGATCAGTCCAGATGGTCTGTACAGGCTGTCACTTCCATTTGCCCGGCAGTGTCTTCTTAATGCTCTGCATTTATTAAACAATTCTGAACCGACAAAATCCAGCACTAACTTAAAAAAGGAAGATGATAGCAACCAGAGAATCTCCTTAGGTGGCAAGAACTTGAGCAACGAGAATGCATTGGCTGGAGATTCAAAGTCATCTAATGCAACATCAGCTTCTACGACAGTCGGTGCAAATGACGATTCTAAGGAAGTTAAAGGAGGCATGAGCTCGAACTCAACCTTGCAGAATTCTGTCTCTGCATATGGGGACACATGCAAGAAAGTAAACAACTTGATAAAGCAGGCTGTTCTTGGAGACTTGGCTTATGTGGAGTTGAGCCTTGAAAATCCTTTGAAAGCATTAGCTGCTGCGAAAGCACTTCAGCAGTTGCCAGACTGCTCTAGAATTTACAATTTTCTAAGTCATGTTTATGCTGCTGAAGCACTTTGCCACCTGAACCAACCTAAAGAAGCAGCTGAACATTTATCGATCTATATTTCAGATAAGAATGAAGTTCAGTTGCCATACAGTGATGAAGACAGAGACAAATGGAGGACAGAGAAAGGTGGGGATGGTGAGGAGGTGAATGGTCATTTGAATGCCAAAACTTCTTTAGAAGAGCCCCAAGGTATGGTGTTCCCGAAGCCTGAAGAGGCTCGTGGAGCTCTTTATGTAAATCTTGCCACCATGTCTATAATTCAGGGGGATCATGAGCAGGCTAGCCGGTTTCTGAAGGAAGCTCTGTCTCTACTGCCTAACAATCCTAGAGCTACACTTGCAGCCATTTATGTTGATATCCTTCTCGGGAGAATACAGGATGCTCTTGTCAAATTGAAACAGTGTAGATGTGCTAGATTCTTCCCTAGTGGGGTAAAATTGAGCAGTGCGTGTTGA
- the LOC103719546 gene encoding uncharacterized protein LOC103719546, translating into MAEALLRREIEEIKTLADRSMAYAALLHLQHCSADDPSSMEALSLCSPSLIPLLLSDIHRQDEEIASQALKCLGFMLYHPSLVPTFSEGVARVVLESLVKLIKTTRMKAVCNLGAWCISVQQLGAAFVEFSIDSLLSAVVHALDNSFGSLSTTFEAMQAVMKLATQLGGHMRDMTNIWVPPVYRRLISTDKRERNMAERCLLKTKSIICPPPLLLSKAVILDLKQKLIPSMMDGIHDHRRKVHMIQAWGWYIRLLGSDALSDRHLVNKMLKIPEQTFSDPDPQIQIASLVAWECLVDALLPLQTIDLLMKTPQDVIQRTGPTPSTASWRLCDDKINCLLKRIKVMMMPLRGIISSKCDISVHSCCLSTWHYLLHKIDLVINHPSVIQATLWPILKAVFSRGPDHQSIGLWTSCVDLLDEFVLSKVKVGEMAMTAEEHSDNLVNKCTLAGSSINCKTSWKDFPVKWLLWDICNLDLLLEMIGTIVSPKLMETVTSENRIPAFNAALKIFRSVLQGVQLELKRLSAQYDWIQICLKTIFKFTKEVCENINLEENANQLLWTGLEFVKVIREELETSILASPLYRVSLDLKYIHDLQCSETIDYPNVSSLGVGSLAYMDMISPIDYTTILYLSVIAQLVLEKSDMDGIILAMEHSNILFCTVNPLINLHAIVFFLYMHLGKPVHGRLSWLPVWKFIAKGLKEHVDGVNDLSHLTTDGAIATYDAVHWFLSYPFLILLFPEKVFTSGSNGKPSEKWLISLESELELEPVIEAWKSLFDSYSHASQILTCSMNNFTEGLCELLARVHDENIGILQDSIESLKSKPQKSVTVSVYGEVVIHMLNHIQVLDVAISESKVSNKGSDNISPKNKGSDNCRQCSSIKNSLGLAARFLGLSLTFMKKNSLVEHEVISRVFTTMASFVGHLVLKQDILSFLEITSEPLAQWPSFCALICGKMHQGNTICQLQRFWAQTLACLQRSQPSIVFDSLFLKDQVSLLQTALDHPHPPISGCSIAFWNATYGQKGYMEYPRCLLPVLNKLSRSGRINLPKNSPVIFAKNGCPLKEPRDASQRYGELMLQKRNPELDNTEDPENDNGYIDIVTKGLRIKRLKMSKHQKKPGGHQERVQGIHVPGPEVDVGFCQMSKHPQGKKELRKPEHILEMLKRASFL; encoded by the exons ATGGCGGAAGCCCTCCTCAGGCGAGAGATCGAAGAGATCAAAACCCTAGCCGATCGATCCATGGCTTACGCCGCCCTCCTCCACCTCCAGCACTGCTCCGCCGACGATCCCTCCTCAAtggaagccctctccctctgctCCCCTTCTCtcatccctctcctcctctccgacaTTCACCGCCAAGACGAAGAGAT TGCCTCCCAGGCTTTGAAGTGCCTCGGATTCATGCTGTATCATCCGTCATTGGTTCctactttttcag AGGGAGTTGCTCGTGTGGTTCTGGAGTCACTGGTAAAGCTAATAAAGACCACTCGGATGAAG GCTGTTTGCAACTTGGGGGCCTGGTGCATCTCCGTTCAGCAATTAGGTGCTGCCTTTGTGGAGTTCAGCATAGACTCGTTACTGAGTGCTGTTGTCCATGCCCTTGACAATTCATTTGGTTCTTTGTCCACCACATTTGAGGCAATGCAG GCTGTGATGAAACTGGCTACTCAGCTTGGTGGACATATGAGAGACATGACCAACATTTGGGTTCCACCAGTATATAGAAGACTTATTAGCACTGATAAGAGGGAGAGGAATATGGCAGAGAGATGCCTCTTGAAGACTAAATCTATCATATGCCCCCCTCCACTGCTTCTTTCTAAG GCAGTTATATTAGACCTTAAGCAAAAATTGATTCCAAGTATGATGGATGGCATCCATGATCATCGGCGGAAGGTTCACATGATCCAAGCATGGGGATGGTATATCCGCTTGCTTGGTTCTGATGCACTGAGTGATAGACATCTGGTCAATAAAATGTTGAAAATCCCTGAGCAAACATTTAGTGATCCTGATCCACAAATCCAGATTGCATCATTG GTTGCCTGGGAATGTTTGGTTGATGCACTCCTTCCACTTCAAACAATTGATCTTTTGATGAAGACACCTCAAGATGTGATTCAACGAACTGGACCTACACCATCTACTGCTTCCTGGAGACTCTGTGATGATAAAATTAACTGTTTATTAAAAAGAATTAAAGTCATGATGATGCCCTTACGAGGAATCATATCAAGTAAATGTGACATATCTGTTCATTCATGTTGCCTGAGCACATGGCACTATCTTCTCCATAAAATCGATCTTGTAATTAACCATCCTTCAGTTATACAAGCCACCCTTTGGCCAATTCTTAAAGCAGTATTTTCCAGGGGACCTGATCACCAAAGCATTGGTTTATGGACCTCATGTGTTGATCTGCTTGATGAGTTTGTCTTGTCAAAAGTAAAAGTTGGAGAAATGGCCATGACTGCGGAGGAGCATTCAGATAATCTGGTAAATAAATGTACTCTAGCCGGATCATCCATAAACTGTAAAACCTCATGGAAGGACTTTCCAGTTAAATGGTTACTTTGGGATATTTGTAACTTAGACCTCCTCCTAGAGATGATTGGCACAATTGTCAGTCCAAAACTAATGGAGACTGTGACATCTGAAAATAGAATTCCGGCTTTCAATGCTGCCTTAAAGATCTTCAGATCAGTATTGCAGGGTGTTCAACTTGAACTTAAGAGGCTGTCCGCTCAGTATGATTGGATCCAAATCTGTCTTAAAACTATTTTTAAGTTCACAAAGGAGGTGTGTGAAAATataaatttagaagaaaatGCTAACCAATTGTTATGGACAGGTCTGGAGTTTGTAAAGGTTATCAGGGAAGAGCTAGAAACTTCTATCCTGGCATCCCCACTTTATCGGGTCAGTTTAGATCTCAAGTACATCCATGATTTGCAATGCTCTGAAACTATTGATTATCCAAATGTATCAAGTCTTGGAGTGGGATCTCTTGCTTACATGGATATGATTTCTCCAATTGATTACACAACCATATTGTATCTCTCTGTGATTGCTCAGTTGGTCCTAGAAAAGTCAGATATGGATGGTATTATACTTGCAATGGAACACTCAAATATTTTATTCTGTACAGTAAATCCCCTAATCAATTTGCACGCCATTGTCTTCTTTCTGTACATGCACCTAGGAAAGCCTGTGCATGGTAGGTTATCATGGTTGCCAGTATGGAAATTCATTGCAAAGGGCCTGAAGGAGCATGTTGATGGGGTTAATGATCTTTCTCACTTGACAACTGATGGTGCCATTGCTACTTATGATGCAGTTCATTGGTTCTTGTCTTACCCCTTTCTCATTCTTCTCTTTCCTGAGAAGGTTTTCACCTCTGGAAGTAATGGTAAACCCTCAGAGAAATGGCTGATTTCTTTAGAGAGTGAACTTGAGTTGGAACCTGTGATTGAAGCATGGAAGTCACTTTTTGATTCTTACAGTCACGCCTCTCAGATTTTGACTTGTTCCATGAACAATTTTACAGAAGGTCTATGTGAACTTTTGGCAAGAGTGCACGATGAGAACATCGGTATATTGCAGGACAGTATTGAGTCCTTGAAGTCAAAACCTCAGAAAAGTGTTACCGTTTCTGTATATGGTGAAGTAGTCATACATATGTTGAATCATATCCAGGTTTTGGATGTTGCAATTTCAGAGTCAAAAGTATCCAACAAAGGCTCTGATAATATTTCGCCAAAAAACAAAGGCTCTGATAATTGTAGGCAATGCAGCTCCATCAAGAATAGCTTGGGGCTTGCTGCCAG ATTTTTGGGCTTATCGCTaacatttatgaaaaaaaattcacTAGTGGAGCACGAAGTTATTAGTAG GGTTTTCACAACCATGGCTAGTTTTGTAGGTCATCTTGTGTTGAAGCAAGATATTCTTTCATTCTTGGAG ATAACCTCTGAACCATTGGCTCAATGGCCGTCTTTTTGTGCTCTCATATGTGGCAAGATGCACCAAGGAAACACTATTTGTCAACTTCAGCGCTTCTGGGCGCAGACTCTAGCTTGCTTGCAGAGAAGTCAACCATCAATTGTTTTTGATTCATTATTCCTTAAAGACCAAGTATCTCTCCTCCAGACAGCTCTTGATCACCCACACCCGCCTATTTCAGGCTGTAGCATTGCATTTTGGAATGCCACATATGGTCAGAAAGGATACATGGAATACCCTCGTTGTTTGCTCCCAGTGTTAAACAAATTGTCAAGAAGTGGAAGAATAAATCTTCCAAAGAACAGCCCGGTTATTTTTGCTAAAAATGGCTGTCCGCTTAAAGAACCTAGAGATGCATCACAGAGATACGGAGAGCTCATGCTGCAGAAGAGGAACCCTGAACTAGATAACACAGAGGATCCGGAGAATGATAATGGATACATTGACATTGTAACTAAGGGtttaagaataaaaaggctgaaaaTGTCTAAGCACCAAAAGAAGCCAGGAGGACATCAAGAAAGAGTTCAGGGTATTCATGTTCCTGGCCCTGAGGTGGATGTGGGTTTTTGTCAGATGTCTAAGCATCCACAGGGAAAAAAAGAGCTTAGAAAGCCAGAGCACATCTTAGAAATGCTTAAAAGGGCAAGCTTCCTGTGA